Proteins from one Thermoanaerobacterales bacterium genomic window:
- the cobO gene encoding cob(I)yrinic acid a,c-diamide adenosyltransferase, translating to MSKPKDSVRRGLVMVFTGDGKGKTTAALGLGLRAWGQGMRVLVLQFLKSPSWPAGEREAVRRLEGFEIRPLGLGFVRGRGEDELRPHREAARQALTVAREAVAGGEWDLVVLDEIFVALSLGLLAEEDLHAILDARSPSLHLALTGRGAPETVVTRADLVTEMREVKHHYTHGIKAQKGIEY from the coding sequence ATGAGCAAGCCTAAAGACTCGGTTCGCCGCGGCCTGGTGATGGTCTTCACCGGGGACGGGAAGGGCAAGACGACGGCCGCCCTGGGCCTGGGCCTGCGCGCCTGGGGGCAGGGAATGCGCGTGCTGGTCCTGCAGTTCCTGAAGAGCCCGTCCTGGCCGGCCGGGGAGCGCGAGGCGGTCCGGCGCCTGGAAGGCTTCGAGATCCGGCCGCTGGGCCTCGGGTTCGTCCGCGGCCGAGGGGAGGATGAGCTGCGCCCCCACCGGGAGGCCGCACGCCAGGCCCTCACCGTCGCACGTGAGGCCGTGGCGGGCGGGGAATGGGACCTCGTAGTGCTGGATGAAATCTTCGTCGCCCTCAGCCTGGGTCTCCTGGCCGAGGAAGACCTGCACGCCATCCTGGACGCCCGTTCCCCATCCTTACACCTGGCTCTCACCGGGCGCGGCGCCCCGGAAACGGTCGTCACCCGCGCCGACCTGGTGACCGAGATGCGGGAGGTCAAGCACCACTACACGCATGGCATCAAAGCCCAGAAGGGAATAGAATACTAG
- a CDS encoding TatD family hydrolase has product MLTDTHAHLDDKKFAPDLHEVVRRAQEAGVTTILTVASGLSSASASVALAERFPFIWAAVGVHPHEAAAAPKDYLSRVADLARHPKVVAVGEIGLDYHYDFSPRPVQREVFQAQMELAHELGRPVIVHSREAGEDTLAILREAGHGRGVMHCFSGDRAMAGECLDLGYHISFAGVITFPRSEALRQVAASVPLDRLLVETDCPYLAPVPKRGRRNEPAFVVYTARAVAELRGMTLDELAARTTANARALFGFS; this is encoded by the coding sequence ATGCTTACCGACACCCACGCCCACCTGGACGACAAGAAGTTCGCGCCGGACCTCCACGAGGTGGTTCGCCGCGCCCAAGAGGCGGGGGTGACCACGATCCTCACCGTGGCCTCCGGCCTGTCTTCCGCGTCCGCCTCCGTCGCCCTCGCCGAACGCTTTCCCTTCATCTGGGCCGCCGTCGGCGTCCACCCCCACGAGGCGGCCGCCGCGCCCAAGGACTACCTGTCCCGGGTGGCCGACCTGGCGCGGCACCCGAAGGTGGTGGCCGTCGGCGAGATCGGCCTGGACTACCACTACGACTTCTCCCCGCGCCCCGTGCAGCGCGAGGTTTTCCAGGCCCAGATGGAACTGGCGCACGAACTCGGCCGGCCCGTAATCGTGCATTCCCGGGAGGCCGGGGAAGACACCCTGGCTATCCTCCGGGAGGCCGGGCATGGCCGCGGCGTGATGCACTGTTTCTCGGGTGACCGGGCGATGGCCGGGGAATGCCTGGATCTCGGTTACCACATCTCCTTCGCCGGGGTTATCACCTTCCCCCGGAGCGAGGCCCTGCGGCAGGTGGCGGCCTCGGTGCCGCTCGACCGCCTGCTGGTGGAGACCGACTGCCCGTACCTGGCCCCGGTGCCGAAGCGCGGGCGGCGCAATGAGCCGGCTTTCGTCGTTTACACGGCGCGGGCGGTGGCGGAGCTGCGGGGAATGACGCTCGACGAGCTGGCCGCGCGGACCACGGCCAACGCGCGGGCGTTGTTCGGGTTTAGTTGA
- the metG gene encoding methionine--tRNA ligase translates to MSRPTFYITTPIYYPSDNLHIGHAYTTVAADAVARFKRLTGHDVWFLTGSDEHGQKIERAAKSRGRSPQEYVDEIVAGFKRLWAALGIEYSDFIRTTEPRHKRVVADLFTRLHEQGDIYKAAYEGWYCSPCETFWTERQLVDGNCPDCGRGVELLQEESYFFRMSRYADRLLAYIEEHPDFIQPVTRRNEVVSFVRMGLEDLCVSRTTFDWGIPVPFDPKHVVYVWVDALTNYISALDYGSEDDSLYRRFWPADVHLVGKDIVRFHCIIWPIILMAAGIPLPKRVVGHGWLLLEGGKMSKSKGNVIDPLVLIDKYGVDAIRYYLLREMPFGADAYYSEEALRNRINIDLANDLGNLLSRTTAMINKYLGGVLEAPVRGDDPLDEDLIGTALQAPGEVARLVDNLELANALTAAWKLVSRANKYIEETSPWSLAKDPAKRERLVTVLYNLAEAYRFITVLLTPFMPGFAPRAWAQLGLSERADLHTWDSLVWGKTPAGTRQNRGVPLFPRLETKE, encoded by the coding sequence GTGTCCAGGCCGACTTTCTACATCACCACGCCCATTTACTACCCGAGCGACAACCTGCACATCGGGCATGCCTATACCACGGTGGCCGCCGACGCGGTGGCCCGCTTCAAGCGCCTCACGGGGCACGACGTGTGGTTCCTGACCGGCTCCGACGAGCACGGGCAGAAGATCGAACGGGCGGCGAAGAGCCGCGGCCGGTCGCCGCAGGAGTACGTGGACGAGATCGTGGCCGGGTTCAAGCGCCTCTGGGCGGCCCTCGGCATCGAGTACTCCGACTTCATCCGCACCACCGAGCCCCGGCACAAGCGGGTGGTGGCCGACCTCTTCACCCGCCTGCACGAGCAGGGGGACATCTATAAAGCCGCTTACGAGGGCTGGTACTGCAGCCCCTGCGAGACCTTCTGGACGGAGCGCCAGCTTGTGGACGGGAACTGCCCGGACTGCGGGCGGGGGGTCGAACTCCTGCAGGAGGAGAGCTACTTCTTCCGCATGTCCAGGTACGCCGACCGCCTGCTGGCCTACATCGAGGAGCACCCCGACTTCATCCAGCCCGTCACCCGGCGCAACGAGGTCGTGAGCTTCGTCAGGATGGGCCTGGAGGACCTCTGTGTCTCCCGCACCACCTTCGACTGGGGCATCCCGGTGCCCTTCGACCCCAAGCACGTCGTCTACGTCTGGGTCGACGCCCTGACGAACTACATCTCGGCCCTCGACTACGGGAGCGAGGACGACAGCCTTTACCGGCGCTTCTGGCCGGCCGACGTGCACCTGGTCGGCAAGGACATCGTCCGCTTCCACTGCATCATTTGGCCGATCATCCTGATGGCCGCCGGCATCCCGCTCCCGAAGCGGGTCGTCGGCCACGGCTGGCTGCTCCTCGAGGGCGGCAAGATGTCCAAGTCCAAAGGGAACGTCATCGACCCCCTGGTGCTCATCGACAAGTACGGCGTGGACGCCATCCGCTACTACCTCCTGCGCGAGATGCCCTTCGGTGCCGACGCCTACTACAGCGAGGAGGCCCTGCGGAACCGCATCAACATCGACCTGGCCAACGACCTGGGCAACCTCTTAAGCCGCACCACGGCCATGATCAACAAGTACCTGGGCGGGGTGCTCGAGGCCCCGGTCCGGGGCGACGACCCGCTGGACGAGGACCTGATCGGCACCGCCCTGCAGGCCCCGGGCGAGGTCGCCCGGCTGGTCGACAACCTGGAGCTCGCCAATGCCCTGACGGCGGCCTGGAAGCTGGTCTCCCGCGCCAACAAGTACATCGAGGAAACGTCGCCCTGGAGCCTGGCGAAGGACCCGGCGAAACGGGAGCGGCTCGTCACCGTCCTGTACAACCTGGCCGAGGCCTACCGGTTCATTACGGTGCTGCTGACGCCGTTCATGCCCGGCTTCGCGCCCCGCGCCTGGGCGCAGCTCGGGCTTTCCGAGCGGGCCGACCTGCACACCTGGGACTCCCTGGTCTGGGGGAAGACCCCGGCCGGGACGCGCCAAAACCGCGGGGTGCCGCTCTTCCCGCGGCTCGAGACGAAGGAGTAA
- a CDS encoding AbrB/MazE/SpoVT family DNA-binding domain-containing protein, translating into MKSTGIVRKVDELGRVVIPIELRRTLGIEEKDALEIYVDNEKIILKKYEPACVFCGNAADVQHYRGKLVCRECAVAMFEKAKAI; encoded by the coding sequence ATGAAATCGACAGGTATTGTGCGCAAAGTGGACGAGCTCGGCCGGGTGGTTATCCCGATAGAGCTGCGGCGGACTCTGGGCATCGAAGAAAAAGACGCCCTGGAAATTTACGTCGACAACGAGAAGATTATTCTCAAGAAATATGAGCCCGCCTGCGTCTTCTGCGGCAATGCCGCGGACGTCCAGCATTACCGCGGGAAGCTGGTATGCCGGGAATGCGCTGTGGCGATGTTCGAAAAGGCCAAGGCCATCTAG
- a CDS encoding IS110 family transposase → MSSIYCGIDVSADSCVVCCLDHTGQALGATRSFSNDLVGAEELVAFLVALAKEHEASGLEIGLEATSVYGIHLRDFLLAARELAEFAAQVYEINPYLVASFKKALPKRPKTDHLDAAAIAERVRFGHLPPFTPVRAVTSPLLQLTRFRLHIVQTLALEQTRARNYIFLKFSNYHRDKPFSSLFGNSSLAVLTEYTPEELLNLELEDLAAFILSNGNHSLKDPKEYARSLQATARRAYRLQPQMGSAVETVLGMTLANIDFFKGQIRKLDQLIGRHLKAIPQTLTTVPGIGPVTAAGMIAEIGDIARFPSERALAQYAGLTWSRYQSGNFDAEDRSLSKTGNRYLRYYLVEAANSLRVHNEEYRAYYQTKYGEVPKHQHKRALVLTARKLVRLVYALLSKGQIYGKGQVSL, encoded by the coding sequence TTGAGTTCCATTTACTGTGGCATCGATGTCAGTGCTGACTCCTGCGTGGTCTGTTGTCTGGATCATACCGGCCAGGCCCTCGGGGCCACCAGGTCGTTTAGCAATGACCTGGTGGGGGCTGAGGAACTGGTCGCCTTCTTGGTAGCGTTGGCCAAAGAACATGAAGCTTCCGGTTTGGAGATCGGGCTTGAGGCCACCTCGGTTTACGGCATCCACCTGCGTGACTTTTTACTCGCTGCTCGAGAGCTGGCCGAATTCGCCGCTCAGGTTTACGAGATCAATCCGTACCTGGTGGCGAGCTTTAAGAAGGCCCTCCCGAAACGCCCCAAGACCGATCACCTCGATGCGGCCGCCATCGCCGAGCGGGTGCGCTTTGGGCATCTCCCGCCGTTTACACCGGTACGGGCGGTTACCAGTCCTCTTCTACAGCTGACACGTTTTCGCCTGCATATCGTGCAGACCTTAGCCCTGGAGCAGACCCGGGCGCGTAACTACATCTTTCTGAAGTTCTCGAACTACCACCGGGACAAGCCCTTCAGTTCTCTCTTCGGCAATTCCTCACTGGCAGTACTCACGGAGTATACCCCTGAGGAACTGCTGAACCTGGAGTTGGAAGACCTGGCCGCGTTTATTCTCAGCAACGGTAACCATAGTCTGAAAGACCCCAAGGAATACGCCCGCTCTTTGCAGGCCACGGCCCGACGGGCCTATCGCCTGCAGCCGCAGATGGGCTCGGCGGTGGAGACCGTGCTTGGCATGACGCTTGCCAACATTGACTTTTTCAAGGGCCAGATCCGTAAGCTGGACCAGCTTATCGGCCGCCATCTGAAGGCTATCCCGCAGACCCTGACCACGGTTCCCGGTATCGGTCCAGTGACCGCCGCCGGGATGATCGCGGAAATCGGGGACATCGCACGTTTCCCCAGTGAGAGGGCTTTGGCCCAGTATGCAGGCTTGACCTGGAGCCGCTACCAGTCCGGAAACTTCGATGCCGAGGATCGTTCACTATCAAAAACCGGCAACCGCTATCTTCGCTATTACCTGGTTGAGGCAGCCAACTCGTTGCGGGTGCATAACGAGGAGTACCGTGCCTACTACCAGACCAAGTATGGGGAGGTCCCCAAGCATCAACACAAACGGGCGTTGGTCTTAACGGCCCGAAAGCTGGTCCGCCTGGTCTATGCACTGCTGAGCAAAGGCCAAATCTATGGCAAGGGGCAGGTGAGCCTGTAA
- a CDS encoding YkgJ family cysteine cluster protein, which translates to MLPISQVYSALAFAESSRMFEALEKVYAQVPDGDCRRCGRCCIDPPPAALAEYLNIYRYIRDHLGDRHQELIRKAVEFFYLELAEPGVGCPFLGEDKNCLIHPVRPLSCRVYNVLHPDDYEKQNRTRDLEKVAEKYQREHGITLPRKIVEFRLPYCPNAEPGGRKMRTPEVHALLFGILMLDTRILPSQVVFQDQTMLPPPTHLAVTILNEGLRARRPDVIREYLATGESPLLEKYMERAARFQF; encoded by the coding sequence ATGTTGCCAATCTCGCAAGTTTATTCGGCCCTGGCCTTCGCCGAAAGCAGCCGGATGTTTGAGGCGCTGGAAAAAGTTTATGCGCAGGTGCCGGACGGGGACTGCCGGCGCTGCGGCCGGTGTTGCATAGACCCGCCGCCGGCGGCGCTGGCCGAGTACCTGAATATTTACCGCTATATCCGGGACCACCTTGGGGACCGCCACCAGGAGCTGATCCGCAAGGCCGTTGAGTTCTTCTATCTCGAACTGGCCGAGCCGGGGGTCGGCTGCCCGTTCCTGGGCGAGGACAAGAACTGCCTGATCCACCCGGTGCGCCCGTTAAGCTGCCGCGTCTACAACGTACTGCACCCGGATGACTACGAGAAGCAGAACCGGACGCGCGACCTGGAGAAGGTCGCCGAGAAGTACCAGCGGGAGCACGGGATAACCCTCCCGAGGAAAATCGTCGAATTCCGGCTGCCTTACTGCCCGAACGCCGAGCCGGGCGGGCGGAAAATGCGCACCCCGGAGGTGCACGCGCTCCTGTTCGGCATCCTGATGCTGGACACGCGCATCCTGCCCTCGCAGGTCGTCTTCCAGGACCAGACCATGCTCCCGCCGCCGACCCACCTGGCGGTGACCATCCTTAACGAGGGCCTGCGCGCCCGGCGCCCGGACGTCATCCGGGAGTACCTGGCCACCGGGGAGAGCCCGCTCCTGGAGAAATACATGGAGCGCGCCGCCCGCTTCCAGTTCTAA
- a CDS encoding ATP-dependent Clp protease proteolytic subunit, whose product MGFSFFDIFWIIFLLTAIIPMLRQQAIERTRLRLIHQIEQKRGSRVITLIHRQELLSLLGIPLTRFINIEDSEQVLRAIRLTPDDLPIDLVLHTPGGLVLAAEQIARALQKHPARVTIFVPHYAMSGGTMISLAADEIVMDENAVLGPVDPQLGNYPAASILEAVRQKGKEKVDDETLIMADISAKALNQVEDFVRELLSDKMSAEDARTVARALSSGQWTHDYPITCEKLCGLGLPVRNEMPPEVYQLMELYPQPAQRRPSVQFIPVPYRGREENGRRGGNG is encoded by the coding sequence TTGGGCTTTTCCTTCTTCGATATCTTCTGGATCATCTTCCTGCTCACGGCCATCATCCCGATGCTCCGCCAGCAGGCCATTGAGCGGACCCGACTCCGGCTCATCCACCAGATCGAACAAAAAAGAGGGTCCCGCGTCATCACCCTCATCCACCGTCAGGAACTCCTGAGCCTTCTCGGCATTCCCCTGACCCGGTTCATCAACATCGAGGACTCAGAGCAGGTCCTGCGGGCCATCCGGCTGACGCCCGACGACCTGCCGATCGACCTGGTGCTGCACACCCCGGGCGGGCTGGTCCTGGCCGCCGAACAGATCGCCCGCGCTCTCCAGAAGCACCCGGCCCGGGTAACGATCTTCGTGCCCCACTACGCGATGTCCGGCGGGACGATGATCTCCCTGGCCGCCGACGAAATCGTCATGGACGAAAATGCCGTCCTGGGCCCGGTCGACCCGCAACTCGGCAACTACCCCGCCGCATCTATTTTAGAGGCCGTGCGCCAGAAAGGCAAGGAAAAGGTCGACGACGAGACCCTGATCATGGCCGACATCTCGGCCAAGGCCTTGAACCAGGTAGAGGACTTCGTGCGGGAGTTGCTCTCGGACAAGATGAGCGCGGAGGACGCCCGGACCGTCGCCCGGGCGCTTTCCAGCGGCCAGTGGACGCATGACTACCCGATCACCTGCGAGAAGCTCTGCGGCCTGGGCCTGCCGGTGAGGAACGAAATGCCGCCGGAGGTCTACCAGTTAATGGAGCTTTATCCCCAGCCCGCCCAGCGCCGTCCCTCGGTGCAGTTCATCCCGGTCCCCTACCGCGGCCGAGAGGAAAACGGGCGGCGGGGCGGCAACGGGTAG
- a CDS encoding N-acetylmuramoyl-L-alanine amidase, whose amino-acid sequence MPFYGGVYRLRLGHAILLALFIGGILLALQGYRLVDQYLQRRTVAALSWLLVNKTIVVDAGHGGADSGMRADGVLEKDINLAIAKRLADYLRQGGAQVVMTREKDGRLSSVRREDLARRVALAREHRADVMVSIHANSFSDPGQHGAQTFSCPGSEPAKRLSHAIQAELVRILANTRRVPKENDYFLCRESSVPAVIVEVGFLTNSKERRLLQDPSYQDRVAFAIHSGIVKYFAEQAMPSTHWLDEKVIETFQQAEPRPISP is encoded by the coding sequence TTGCCATTTTACGGGGGCGTATACCGCCTGCGGCTGGGCCATGCCATCCTGCTGGCATTGTTTATCGGCGGAATTCTGCTGGCCCTCCAGGGCTACCGCCTGGTGGACCAGTACCTGCAGCGGCGGACGGTGGCCGCCCTGTCCTGGCTCCTGGTAAACAAAACGATCGTCGTCGACGCCGGACACGGCGGCGCGGACAGTGGAATGCGCGCCGACGGCGTGCTGGAGAAGGACATCAACCTGGCCATCGCCAAGCGGCTGGCCGATTACCTGCGCCAGGGAGGGGCGCAGGTGGTCATGACGCGGGAGAAGGACGGCCGCCTTTCCTCCGTGCGGAGGGAGGATCTTGCCCGGCGCGTCGCCCTGGCCCGGGAGCACAGGGCGGACGTTATGGTCAGCATCCACGCCAACAGCTTCAGCGACCCCGGCCAGCATGGCGCTCAGACCTTTTCCTGCCCCGGTTCCGAGCCGGCAAAAAGGCTCAGCCACGCCATCCAGGCCGAACTGGTGCGTATCCTGGCGAACACCCGCCGGGTGCCCAAGGAAAACGACTATTTCCTCTGCCGGGAGAGCAGCGTGCCGGCGGTGATCGTGGAGGTCGGTTTCCTGACGAATTCAAAGGAACGCCGCCTGCTCCAGGACCCCTCCTACCAGGACCGGGTGGCCTTCGCGATCCACTCCGGCATCGTCAAGTATTTCGCCGAGCAGGCGATGCCGTCCACCCACTGGCTCGACGAAAAGGTCATCGAGACCTTTCAGCAGGCCGAGCCCCGGCCCATAAGCCCGTAG
- the rpsI gene encoding 30S ribosomal protein S9, protein MAQVQFYGTGRRKNAIARVFLTPGQGDISVNNRDVGQYFGRRTLEMIVRQPLEMAGVTGRFNVRAGVLGGGISGQAGAVRLGIARALIQADPNFRPVLKKAGFLTRDPRMKERRKYGLKKARRAPQFSKR, encoded by the coding sequence ATGGCACAGGTACAGTTCTACGGCACCGGTCGCAGGAAGAACGCTATCGCCCGGGTATTCCTTACCCCGGGTCAGGGCGATATCAGCGTCAATAACCGGGACGTCGGGCAATACTTCGGCCGGCGGACCCTGGAGATGATCGTCCGCCAGCCGCTGGAGATGGCCGGCGTGACGGGGCGGTTCAACGTCCGCGCCGGGGTGCTTGGCGGCGGCATCAGCGGCCAGGCCGGCGCGGTCCGGCTGGGTATCGCCCGGGCGCTCATCCAGGCGGACCCCAACTTCCGCCCGGTGCTCAAGAAGGCCGGATTCCTGACCCGCGACCCGCGGATGAAGGAACGCCGCAAGTATGGCCTGAAGAAGGCCCGCCGCGCACCGCAGTTCTCGAAGCGTTAA
- the rplM gene encoding 50S ribosomal protein L13: MSTYMAKAEEIERKWYILDAAGKPLGRLATEAAAILRGKHKPTFTPHVDTGDHVIIINAEKCVLTGNKLDKKMYYRHSGYPGGLKTMTYREFMARKPEEAIRKAVVGMLPHNRLGARMARKLKVYRGAEHPHEAQRPEVWAR; encoded by the coding sequence TTGAGCACGTATATGGCGAAGGCTGAAGAAATCGAACGCAAATGGTACATCCTGGACGCGGCGGGGAAGCCGTTGGGCCGGCTGGCCACTGAGGCGGCGGCTATCCTGAGGGGCAAGCACAAGCCCACCTTTACGCCCCACGTGGACACGGGTGACCACGTAATCATTATCAATGCCGAGAAGTGCGTCCTCACCGGCAACAAGCTGGATAAGAAGATGTATTACCGCCACTCGGGTTATCCGGGGGGGTTGAAGACCATGACCTACCGCGAGTTTATGGCGCGCAAGCCGGAGGAAGCCATCCGCAAGGCGGTCGTCGGGATGCTGCCCCACAACCGGCTGGGAGCCCGGATGGCGCGCAAGCTCAAGGTCTACCGGGGCGCCGAGCATCCGCACGAGGCGCAACGGCCGGAAGTCTGGGCGCGGTAG
- a CDS encoding transcriptional repressor: MIDVLQKLGLRATPQRLAILALLEGNTSHPSAEEIYAQLKPRFPSLSLATVYNTLEALARGGVLQEIDIDPERRRFDPNPAPHCHFRCLRCGRVFDWPGVPPETPRPEDAAGFLIQRATVHLYGLCPDCAPPGNKAPGGDKED, from the coding sequence ATGATAGATGTCCTGCAAAAACTTGGTTTGCGGGCCACGCCCCAGAGGCTGGCCATTCTGGCTCTCCTCGAGGGAAACACGAGCCATCCCTCGGCGGAGGAGATTTACGCCCAACTGAAGCCGCGGTTCCCGTCCCTGTCGCTGGCCACGGTCTACAACACCCTGGAGGCTCTGGCGAGAGGCGGCGTCCTGCAGGAAATCGACATCGACCCCGAGCGGCGGCGGTTCGACCCGAACCCCGCCCCGCACTGCCACTTCCGGTGCCTCCGCTGCGGGCGAGTGTTCGACTGGCCGGGGGTTCCGCCGGAAACACCCCGGCCCGAAGATGCCGCCGGGTTCCTGATCCAAAGGGCGACCGTCCACCTGTACGGCCTGTGCCCCGACTGTGCGCCCCCGGGAAATAAGGCGCCCGGTGGAGACAAAGAAGATTGA
- a CDS encoding ferritin family protein codes for MELVIENKLGSAKGTVVEEAVAANRRGESMEVGWYLAAARQAQREGYPEIAEVLKAIALDEAWHAARFAELNGEIGGTRENLEKALAGEQAANRHKREAAVKAKENNIDEAHDVFDEAARDEARHARALQGLLQRYFGAR; via the coding sequence ATGGAACTGGTCATTGAAAACAAGCTCGGGAGCGCGAAGGGAACCGTTGTGGAGGAGGCCGTGGCCGCCAACCGGCGCGGGGAAAGCATGGAGGTCGGGTGGTACCTGGCCGCCGCCCGCCAGGCGCAGCGGGAGGGATACCCGGAGATCGCGGAGGTCCTGAAGGCCATCGCCCTGGATGAGGCCTGGCACGCCGCCCGCTTCGCGGAACTGAACGGGGAGATCGGCGGCACACGGGAGAACCTGGAGAAGGCCCTGGCCGGCGAGCAAGCGGCCAACCGCCACAAGCGCGAGGCCGCCGTGAAGGCCAAGGAGAACAACATCGACGAAGCCCACGACGTCTTTGACGAGGCCGCCCGGGACGAGGCGCGCCACGCCCGCGCCCTGCAAGGCTTGTTACAGCGCTACTTCGGAGCACGCTGA
- a CDS encoding universal stress protein encodes MFKVLFATDGSENSIRAARHLCRLAKEHPAMAVTVVHVVDPTHTLAVPAWTNPKEVEQQVEEWARGAMQRTLKVFKEAGVDVESSIVHGKAGETIVEMAKRHGFDQIVLGTRGQTRPHGLVLGTVSQQVMHLTETPLTLVK; translated from the coding sequence GTGTTTAAAGTCCTGTTCGCCACCGACGGCTCGGAGAACTCGATCCGCGCGGCCCGCCACCTCTGCCGCCTGGCCAAGGAGCATCCCGCAATGGCCGTCACGGTCGTCCACGTCGTGGACCCCACCCATACCCTGGCGGTCCCGGCCTGGACCAATCCCAAGGAGGTTGAGCAACAGGTCGAGGAGTGGGCCCGCGGCGCGATGCAGCGCACACTGAAGGTCTTCAAGGAGGCGGGAGTCGATGTCGAGTCAAGCATCGTCCACGGGAAAGCCGGTGAAACGATTGTCGAAATGGCCAAACGGCACGGATTTGATCAGATTGTCCTCGGCACGCGCGGTCAGACCAGGCCTCACGGGCTGGTATTGGGGACGGTCAGCCAGCAGGTTATGCACCTTACGGAAACACCGCTGACCCTGGTCAAATAG